A stretch of Pomacea canaliculata isolate SZHN2017 linkage group LG6, ASM307304v1, whole genome shotgun sequence DNA encodes these proteins:
- the LOC112565643 gene encoding exostosin-2-like, protein MRPRRRQNMPRTPYLIFAGIAALFLLLTVICFYLWPTDDSMDDFVQRFPKHLETNEIAFVSQDINSTERKSSCTFHTCVNVYHCGYNDETKISVYIYPIKEYVDDSRTPLTSQMSREFAEILQAIAESPFYTKDPETACMYVPSIDLLNQNRILAKETGKVLAALTWWKDGENHLLFNMLPGMSPNYSSVLEVDTGSAVIAGGGFSSLTYRQTFDISIPVFNPLVRSIVLPQKSYLERRKWLVVSSQMGLHEEYKTVLRKLQAQYPDNLLLLDHCPGDIKPWNYTLRCHDTTEYQYPEVLQDATFCLIIRGARLGSPVLGDALMAGCIPIIVADGYIMPFADELDWIRASVQLREADLDQVMHTVQNYSVDRVHTMRRQVQFLWRTYFSSISAITMATLHVLNGRIFPYAARSYHDWNEPPDMHVIQNPLFLPLMPSKAQGFTAVVLTYNRLDSLFTVIRQLAEVPSLAKVLVVWNNQDKQPPPTSSWPYIGKPVKVVQTKKNRLSNRFFPYDEIETESILALDDDIVMLTPDELEFGYEVWREFPDRLVGFPSRLHLWDNVTQKWKYESEWTNEISMVLTGAAFYHKYFSYLYTNALPGNLKSWVDEHMNCEDIAMNFLIANVTGNAPIKVAPRKKFKCPQCTNTEMLSADVTHMVERSECINQFTAVYQSMPLRTIEFRADPVLYKDSFPPELKKFNDIGSL, encoded by the exons ATGCGACCAAGACGTCGGCAAAACATGCCACGTACACCATACTTGATTTTTGCAGGCATTGCCGCATTATTCTTACTACTTACAGTGATTTGCTTCTACTTGTGGCCTACAGATGATTCAATGGATGATTTTGTGCAAAGATTTCCAAAGCATCTGGAGACTAACGAAATTGCCTTTGTATCACAAGACATCAACAGTACAGAAAGAAAGTCATCCTGTACCTTTCATACCTGTGTCAATGTCTACCACTGTGGATACAATGATGAGACAAAGATCAGTGTTTATATCTATCCCATTAAGGAATATGTTGATGACAGTAGAACACCTTTGACATCACAAATGTCACGAGAATTCGCTGAGATATTACAGGCTATTGCTGAGAGTCCTTTCTACACAAAGGACCCAGAAACAGCTTGCATGTATGTGCCTTCTATAGACCTTCTCAATCAAAATAGGATACTTGCCAAAGAAACTGGAAAAGTTCTCGCAGCACTTACATG GTGGAAGGATGGCGAGAACCACCTGCTGTTTAACATGCTGCCAGGGATGTCACCTAATTATAGCAGCGTCTTGGAGGTAGACACAGGAAGTGCTGTAATAGCAGGAGGGGGGTTCTCATCTTTAACTTATCGCCAGACCTTTGACATCTCTATACCAGTTTTTAATCCCTTGGTTAGGAGTATAGTCTTGCCACAGAAATCCTACCT GGAAAGACGTAAGTGGTTGGTTGTATCATCCCAGATGGGTTTGCACGAAGAATATAAAACTGTCTTACGCAAGCTGCAGGCCCAGTATCCTGACAATCTTCTGCTCTTGGATCACTGTCCTGGTGATATAAAACCTTGGAACTACACTCTTCGTTGTCATGATACAACAGAGTATCAGTACCCAGAGGTTTTGCAG GACGCCACATTTTGCCTGATAATCAGAGGTGCACGGCTAGGTTCTCCAGTGCTTGGTGATGCCCTTATGGCAGGCTGCATTCCAATAATAGTTGCTGATGGCTATATTATGCCTTTTGCAGATGAGTTAGACTGGATCAG GGCATCTGTGCAGCTGCGAGAAGCTGATCTTGATCAGGTGATGCACACTGTGCAAAACTACAGTGTGGATCGTGTGCACACCATGCGGCGCCAGGTGCAGTTTCTGTGGAGGACATACTTTTCCTCCATCTCTGCCATCACCATGGCAACGCTCCATGTGCTGAATGGGCGCATCTTTCCATATGCTGCTCGCTCTTATCATGATTGGAATGAACCACCAGACATG CATGTCATCCAGAATCCACTGTTTCTCCCATTGATGCCAAGCAAAGCACAAGGATTTACTGCAGTGGTTTTAACCTATAATCGCCTGGACTCCCTCTTCACAGTCATTAGGCAGTTGGCAGAAGTGCCATCCTTGGCAAAAGTACTTGTGGTCTGGAACAACCAGGACAAACAACCACCACCCA cttctTCTTGGCCTTATATTGGCAAACCAGTCAAAGTagtgcagacaaagaaaaacagactcAGCAATAG GTTTTTTCCTTACGATGAGATTGAAACAGAGAGCATCCTTGCTCTTGACGATGATATTGTTATGCTGACACCTGATGAGCTGGAGTTTGGATATGAA GTATGGCGTGAGTTTCCAGATCGCTTAGTGGGGTTTCCATCTCGTCTTCACCTCTGGGATAATGTGACCCAGAAATGGAAGTATGAATCTGAATGGACCAATGAAATATCTATGGTTTTGACTGGTGCAGCATTCTATCACAAG TACTTCAGCTATCTCTATACAAATGCCTTACCAGGCAACCTCAAGTCATGGGTAGATGAGCATATGAACTGTGAGGATATAGCTATGAACTTTCTCATTGCTAATGTGACAGGAAATGCTCCCATTAAG GTGGCACCAcgcaaaaaatttaaatgtccTCAATGTACCAACACTGAGATGCTGTCAGCAGATGTCACGCACATGGTGGAAAGATCAGAATGCATAAACCAGTTCACTGCTGTCTATCAAAGCATGCCACTCAGGACAATAGAGTTTAGAGCTGATCCTGTTCTCTACAAGGACAGCTTCCCTCCAGAGCTGAAGAAATTCAATGACATAGGGAGTCTGTGA